In one Deltaproteobacteria bacterium genomic region, the following are encoded:
- a CDS encoding ABC transporter substrate-binding protein yields MRSLAWLLVLLLGCGAPQPSDLPPDYLRLAGVDDVPTLDPALGYDTTSWLFEQMLFNTLLDYDDAGGLVPELATSWEVSPNGLIYSFNLRHDARFTNGRPVLAADVKFTLERVLNPKTRSQGIEFFTSIAGAGEFIAGGATEVTGIHVVGDQELRIQLLRPDPLLLHKLALQFAAVTPREEVERWGEDFTEHPTGSGPFILQAWARGRRLVLQRNPNYFVAGQPRLAGVVRLVGVSDQLAWFKFEAGELDVTGIPAAEFPRVIADPRYASLLRQETALRTQYLGLNCELPPLTDHRVRQAVNHAVNKEKLLQLINNRGVAARRIVPPNMPGYEAEIAGYEFDPARARTLLAEAGYPEGFATALWVRSDEDGRRMAQAVQQDLADVGIRAEIRPIAWGPFLQAVKSPGLVPMFQLGWEADFPDPSNFLEVLFHSKNRGSNNDAFYASAAVDQLLDRAAVTVAAAARVAALQRAEQLIMADAPWVPLYHPVAYQVVSERVRDFRLNPLRPPRLERVWLAPTSAGVPAPTQPAPSAS; encoded by the coding sequence GTGCGCTCCCTGGCCTGGCTGCTGGTGCTGCTGCTTGGCTGCGGTGCGCCGCAACCAAGCGATCTGCCGCCGGACTATCTTCGCCTTGCCGGCGTCGACGACGTGCCCACACTCGACCCCGCGCTCGGTTACGACACCACCTCGTGGCTCTTCGAGCAGATGCTGTTCAATACCCTGCTCGACTACGATGACGCGGGCGGCCTCGTACCCGAACTCGCAACTTCGTGGGAGGTGAGCCCGAACGGGCTGATCTACAGCTTCAATCTGCGCCACGACGCCCGCTTTACCAACGGCCGGCCGGTGTTGGCTGCCGACGTGAAGTTCACGCTCGAACGTGTCCTCAATCCCAAGACACGCTCGCAGGGCATCGAGTTCTTCACCTCGATTGCCGGCGCCGGTGAATTCATCGCCGGAGGTGCAACCGAGGTCACGGGCATTCACGTGGTCGGCGACCAGGAGTTGCGGATCCAACTCCTGCGCCCTGACCCACTGCTGTTGCACAAACTCGCCTTGCAGTTTGCCGCCGTCACACCGCGCGAGGAGGTGGAACGTTGGGGCGAGGACTTCACCGAGCACCCGACCGGCAGCGGCCCGTTTATCTTGCAGGCATGGGCGCGCGGGCGGCGCTTGGTGTTGCAACGCAACCCGAACTACTTCGTCGCCGGCCAGCCGCGGCTGGCCGGGGTGGTGCGGTTGGTCGGCGTTAGCGACCAGCTGGCGTGGTTCAAGTTCGAGGCGGGCGAGTTGGATGTCACGGGAATTCCAGCGGCGGAATTTCCGCGCGTGATCGCCGACCCGCGCTACGCATCGCTCTTGCGCCAGGAGACCGCGTTGCGCACGCAGTACCTCGGCCTCAACTGCGAGTTGCCGCCGTTGACCGATCACCGGGTGCGCCAGGCGGTCAATCACGCCGTCAACAAGGAGAAGCTGTTACAACTGATCAACAACCGTGGCGTCGCGGCCCGGCGCATCGTGCCGCCCAACATGCCCGGTTACGAGGCTGAGATTGCCGGCTATGAATTCGACCCCGCGCGCGCCCGCACGTTGCTGGCCGAAGCCGGCTACCCCGAGGGCTTCGCCACCGCTCTCTGGGTGCGCTCGGACGAAGACGGCCGGCGCATGGCCCAAGCGGTTCAGCAGGATCTCGCTGATGTCGGCATTCGCGCTGAGATCCGGCCGATCGCCTGGGGGCCGTTTCTCCAGGCGGTAAAGAGCCCGGGCTTGGTGCCGATGTTCCAACTCGGCTGGGAGGCCGACTTCCCTGACCCGAGCAACTTCCTCGAGGTCCTGTTTCACTCCAAGAACCGCGGCTCCAACAACGATGCCTTCTACGCAAGCGCCGCGGTTGATCAACTGTTGGATCGCGCTGCCGTCACCGTCGCCGCGGCGGCGCGGGTGGCGGCGTTGCAGCGGGCCGAGCAGTTGATCATGGCCGATGCCCCTTGGGTGCCGTTGTACCACCCAGTGGCGTACCAGGTCGTCAGTGAGCGCGTGCGTGATTTTCGCCTCAACCCGCTGCGGCCGCCACGCCTGGAGCGAGTGTGGCTGGCGCCTACTAGCGCCGGGGTGCCGGCACCGACTCAACCTGCCCCGAGCGCATCTTGA
- a CDS encoding ABC transporter permease, which produces MSASSNRQRLLAPIGGVMVGALIALAVAAPWLAPYDPVRAVANSFGLPFSPQWAYPCGTDELGRDVLSRIVYGARISLAVAAAATALMVGIGTTVGLTAGYFGRWVDTLLMRGTDVVLAFPGLLLALALVAIIGPGVSSILIVIGLVSWPGIARTIRAEVLSLRERDFVLAATALGAAPGRLMLRHLLPNTLPTIVVMAALGSSGAIVLDAGLSFLGLGVPVPAPSWGRMLSDSQTYYRTAPWLMIFPGLAIVYAAVAFNFLGYGLLARLERRRDG; this is translated from the coding sequence ATGAGTGCGAGTTCGAATCGCCAACGCCTGCTGGCGCCGATCGGCGGCGTAATGGTGGGCGCGCTCATCGCGCTGGCTGTCGCCGCTCCGTGGCTGGCACCGTACGACCCCGTACGCGCCGTGGCTAACAGCTTCGGACTGCCGTTCTCGCCGCAGTGGGCGTATCCCTGCGGCACTGACGAGCTCGGTCGCGACGTCTTGAGCCGCATCGTCTACGGTGCGCGGATCTCTCTGGCTGTGGCGGCGGCGGCGACGGCGCTGATGGTCGGTATTGGTACGACCGTGGGTCTAACGGCCGGTTACTTCGGTCGTTGGGTGGACACTCTCCTGATGCGTGGCACCGACGTCGTGCTGGCGTTCCCGGGCCTGTTACTGGCGCTGGCGCTGGTTGCCATCATCGGGCCCGGCGTGTCATCGATTCTCATAGTCATCGGCTTGGTGAGCTGGCCGGGAATCGCCCGCACAATTCGCGCCGAAGTGCTCAGCCTGCGCGAGCGCGACTTCGTGCTGGCGGCCACCGCTCTGGGCGCGGCGCCAGGGCGCCTGATGTTGCGGCACTTGCTGCCGAACACGTTGCCGACGATCGTGGTGATGGCGGCATTGGGTAGCTCCGGAGCGATCGTGCTCGATGCCGGATTGAGCTTTCTCGGTCTCGGCGTCCCCGTTCCCGCACCGAGCTGGGGCCGGATGCTCAGCGATAGCCAGACCTACTATCGCACCGCCCCGTGGCTCATGATCTTTCCCGGTCTGGCGATCGTCTACGCGGCGGTGGCGTTCAATTTCCTCGGCTACGGGCTTTTGGCGCGCCTCGAACGGCGCCGGGACGGGTAG
- a CDS encoding acyl-CoA dehydrogenase family protein, with protein MTTPVEIREQLLATIRRFVEREVLPVASELEHRDEYPHALVARMQELGLFGATIAPEYGGLDLDVTSYAMVVEELCRGWMSLSGVLNTHLMLAYMLRVHGTAEQQRRYLPAMARGEHRGVLCLTEPHAGSDVQRIRASAERRGDAYVLNGSKMFITNARYGTLYAIAAKTDVHADPPYKGISMFIGEKGPGLTVGRDLRKLGYKGIETCEVNFEDYAVPAANLLGGKEGQGFRQVMSGLEVGRINIAARAVGVATAAFEQAIRYAQQRETFGKPICEHQAIQLKLADMATKIDAARLLTYRAADKKDRGERCDVEAGMAKLFASETCLEVATEAMRVLGGYGYTQEFPVERFYRDAPLMIIGEGTNEIQRLVIARQLLQRYKV; from the coding sequence GTGACTACCCCAGTCGAGATTCGCGAGCAATTGCTGGCCACCATCCGCCGCTTCGTCGAACGCGAGGTACTGCCGGTGGCGAGCGAGTTGGAGCATCGCGACGAGTATCCGCACGCGCTGGTGGCACGGATGCAGGAGTTGGGCCTTTTCGGTGCGACCATTGCCCCCGAGTACGGCGGCCTCGACCTCGACGTCACCAGCTACGCCATGGTGGTCGAGGAGTTGTGCCGCGGCTGGATGAGCCTCAGCGGCGTGCTCAATACCCATCTCATGCTCGCTTACATGCTGCGCGTGCACGGCACCGCCGAGCAGCAGCGGCGCTACCTGCCGGCGATGGCGCGCGGCGAGCATCGCGGCGTCCTCTGCCTGACCGAACCCCATGCCGGCAGCGACGTCCAGCGCATCCGCGCCAGCGCCGAGCGCCGCGGCGACGCTTACGTCCTGAACGGTAGCAAGATGTTCATTACCAACGCCCGCTACGGCACCCTCTACGCCATCGCCGCCAAGACCGACGTGCATGCCGATCCGCCCTACAAAGGCATCAGCATGTTCATCGGCGAAAAGGGACCCGGACTGACTGTCGGCCGCGACTTGCGCAAGCTCGGCTACAAGGGCATCGAAACCTGCGAGGTCAATTTCGAGGACTACGCCGTACCGGCGGCTAATTTGCTCGGCGGCAAGGAGGGGCAAGGGTTTCGCCAGGTCATGAGCGGTCTGGAGGTCGGCCGCATCAACATCGCCGCCCGCGCCGTCGGCGTCGCCACCGCCGCCTTCGAGCAGGCCATCCGCTACGCGCAACAGCGGGAGACTTTCGGCAAGCCGATCTGCGAGCATCAGGCCATCCAGCTCAAGCTTGCCGACATGGCCACTAAGATCGACGCGGCGCGGCTGCTCACCTACCGCGCGGCCGACAAGAAGGACCGTGGCGAGCGCTGCGATGTCGAAGCTGGCATGGCCAAGCTGTTCGCCTCGGAGACCTGCCTGGAAGTTGCCACCGAAGCCATGCGCGTTCTCGGCGGTTACGGCTACACGCAGGAGTTTCCGGTCGAGCGCTTCTATCGCGATGCCCCGCTGATGATCATCGGCGAAGGTACCAACGAGATTCAGCGCCTGGTGAT
- a CDS encoding alpha-L-glutamate ligase-like protein: MAAGLSARLRWLRHNVLGINRRNQELLLRCNSPRLIALVDHKLRTKTVLAAQGIAVPATYAQCARAGELVALADACDRQPEFVLKPACGAGGEGIVVIAGRDGDQLVKVGGGRLSRRDLLAHAADVLSGAFALGQTHDEVLIEQRLKTDAALAPFCPAGVADLRVLVVWGVPLMAMLRLPTQASEGRANLHVGGIGIGLKLVDGSPVYAVWRDRPVERHPDTHQPLCEVRIPAWRELLELAARAYEAVPLGYLGVDIVIDGSDGPMILELNARPGLSIQLANRCGLRPLLGALAQEQPGAAKQLAAAQRVEFGIALNERYGEG, encoded by the coding sequence GTGGCGGCCGGTTTGAGCGCGCGACTGCGCTGGTTGCGCCACAACGTCCTGGGGATCAACCGGCGCAACCAGGAGCTGTTGCTGCGCTGCAACTCGCCGCGCCTGATCGCGCTGGTCGATCACAAGCTGCGCACCAAGACGGTGCTGGCGGCGCAGGGGATAGCGGTGCCGGCGACGTACGCGCAGTGCGCACGCGCGGGTGAATTGGTGGCACTGGCCGACGCCTGCGATCGCCAGCCGGAGTTCGTGCTCAAACCCGCCTGCGGTGCCGGTGGCGAAGGAATCGTGGTGATCGCCGGGCGCGACGGCGATCAGCTGGTCAAAGTCGGAGGTGGGCGGCTGAGCCGGCGCGACCTGCTGGCGCACGCCGCGGATGTGCTCAGCGGCGCCTTTGCACTCGGCCAGACGCACGACGAGGTGCTGATCGAGCAGCGCTTGAAGACCGACGCGGCGCTGGCCCCGTTCTGCCCCGCGGGCGTGGCTGACTTGCGGGTGTTGGTGGTCTGGGGTGTGCCGCTGATGGCTATGCTGCGGCTGCCGACCCAGGCCTCGGAGGGCCGTGCCAACTTGCACGTGGGCGGTATCGGGATCGGGCTTAAGCTCGTGGATGGCTCGCCGGTTTATGCCGTGTGGCGCGATCGCCCGGTCGAGCGCCATCCCGACACGCACCAGCCGCTGTGCGAGGTGCGCATCCCGGCCTGGCGCGAGCTGCTGGAGCTGGCCGCTCGCGCCTATGAGGCGGTGCCGTTGGGCTACCTGGGGGTGGACATAGTGATCGATGGGAGCGATGGGCCGATGATTCTTGAGTTGAACGCGAGGCCGGGCTTGAGTATTCAGTTAGCGAACCGGTGCGGTTTGCGTCCGTTGCTCGGCGCCCTGGCGCAGGAACAACCCGGGGCCGCCAAGCAGCTGGCCGCGGCGCAGCGGGTCGAGTTCGGGATCGCGCTGAACGAGCGTTATGGGGAAGGCTGA
- a CDS encoding L,D-transpeptidase: MASVAAIAVAVPWAYAGERRRPMSTLPVIEVWKAKHEMWLKQDGRISRRFRIYLGRQIEATKEHQGDGRTPVGKYYVAEKRAKSSFRRFLGISYPNIDDAERAFAERLITADQWADILFANLRGQVPPWQTPLGGRVGIHGHGGRDDFGFDWTKGCIAVSDDDIDYLYARVPVGAPVIIHD; the protein is encoded by the coding sequence ATGGCGAGCGTTGCCGCGATCGCCGTCGCGGTACCGTGGGCATACGCCGGCGAGCGGCGCCGGCCAATGTCAACACTGCCGGTGATCGAGGTGTGGAAGGCCAAGCACGAGATGTGGTTGAAGCAGGACGGCCGCATCTCGCGGCGATTTCGCATCTACCTCGGCCGGCAGATCGAGGCGACCAAAGAGCATCAGGGTGATGGCCGCACCCCGGTGGGGAAGTATTACGTGGCGGAGAAGCGGGCGAAAAGCTCGTTCCGCCGCTTCCTCGGCATCAGCTACCCCAACATCGACGACGCCGAGCGTGCCTTTGCCGAGCGCCTGATCACGGCTGATCAGTGGGCCGACATTCTGTTCGCCAATCTGCGCGGGCAGGTGCCGCCGTGGCAGACGCCACTCGGCGGCCGTGTCGGCATTCACGGCCACGGCGGCCGCGATGATTTCGGCTTCGATTGGACCAAAGGCTGCATCGCCGTTAGCGACGATGACATCGACTACCTTTACGCCCGAGTACCGGTCGGCGCCCCGGTGATCATTCACGACTGA
- a CDS encoding thioredoxin domain-containing protein — translation MPALVWHQLRPRVRCRLARWRAKEKMNSAREANRKDHSMMFSRQQTTLALAACLALAGLVSAVRAADSDVLATVDGKPITEGDVRKLVQGKLISIESEMYDAKKEGVDALIMQRLLEKEAKAKGVSVDALLETEIAAKVSEPTSAEVESLYEQAKDRIEKPIEEVREALVQHLRNARIEAMRETYVGRLRSQAKVSIKIKPPVVNVPGTGPTRGPANAPITIIEFSDFQCPYCSRAEQAVEQVLSTYKDKVRLVFRDYPLGFHPFAQKAAEAARCAGDQGKYWEYHGTLFKNQQALQQSDLEKYAADLKLDSEKFKTCLTSDKYAEAVQKDVEVGNSVGVNGTPAFFINGRFISGAVPFENFQEIIDDILKEKGAAS, via the coding sequence TTGCCGGCGCTCGTGTGGCACCAGTTACGACCACGCGTGCGGTGCCGACTTGCCCGGTGGCGGGCGAAAGAGAAAATGAATTCGGCAAGAGAAGCGAATAGAAAGGACCATTCGATGATGTTTTCCCGGCAACAAACGACATTGGCGCTGGCTGCCTGCTTGGCGCTGGCTGGGTTGGTTTCGGCGGTGCGCGCCGCCGACAGCGACGTTCTCGCCACTGTCGACGGCAAGCCCATTACCGAAGGCGATGTGCGCAAGCTGGTTCAGGGCAAGCTCATTTCCATCGAGTCGGAAATGTACGACGCGAAAAAGGAAGGCGTCGATGCGCTGATCATGCAGCGCCTGCTCGAAAAGGAGGCCAAGGCTAAAGGCGTCTCGGTCGACGCACTGTTGGAGACTGAGATCGCCGCCAAGGTCTCTGAGCCGACTTCCGCCGAGGTGGAAAGTCTGTATGAGCAAGCCAAGGACCGCATCGAGAAGCCGATCGAGGAGGTCCGCGAAGCCCTGGTCCAGCATCTCCGCAATGCTCGGATCGAGGCCATGCGCGAAACCTACGTCGGTCGGCTGCGCTCGCAGGCTAAGGTCTCCATCAAGATAAAGCCGCCGGTGGTGAACGTACCCGGCACCGGCCCCACGCGCGGCCCAGCCAATGCACCGATCACCATCATCGAGTTCTCCGACTTCCAGTGCCCCTATTGCAGTCGTGCTGAGCAAGCAGTTGAGCAGGTGCTCAGCACTTACAAGGACAAGGTGCGCCTGGTATTCCGGGACTATCCTCTGGGCTTCCATCCCTTCGCCCAGAAGGCAGCCGAGGCCGCTCGCTGCGCCGGCGACCAGGGCAAGTACTGGGAGTACCACGGCACGTTGTTCAAGAACCAGCAGGCGCTGCAGCAATCCGACTTGGAGAAGTACGCGGCCGACCTCAAACTTGATAGCGAGAAATTCAAGACCTGCCTGACGAGCGATAAGTACGCCGAAGCCGTGCAGAAAGACGTGGAGGTCGGCAACTCCGTGGGCGTCAACGGCACACCCGCATTCTTCATCAACGGCCGCTTCATCTCCGGGGCAGTGCCATTCGAGAACTTCCAGGAGATCATCGACGACATCTTGAAGGAAAAGGGCGCGGCATCCTAA
- a CDS encoding MoxR family ATPase — protein MFVSIEDVIERFGREKYICSRRIATVVFLAGRLGKPILVEGPAGVGKTELAKVVAATLGHELIRLQCYEGLDEAKALYEWEYAKQLLYTQILKDKISEVVGGAQSLKQAVDNIGKEEDVFFSDRFILPRPLLRSISAPHPTVLLIDEIDKADAEFEAFLLEVLSDFQVSVPELGTLRARHIPFVVLTSNNAREMSDALKRRCLHLYIDFPPLEQELEIVRLKVPGIDESLAQQVVAAVQRIRQIDLKKVPSISETLDWAKALTLLNVTHLDAALVNDTLSAILKYEGDIRKAQDELKDYLQRQKSNAPTAADNSGNKDFLH, from the coding sequence ATGTTTGTTTCGATCGAGGACGTGATCGAGCGCTTTGGACGCGAAAAGTACATCTGCAGCCGGCGCATCGCCACGGTCGTATTTCTGGCCGGCCGGCTGGGTAAGCCGATCTTGGTCGAGGGGCCGGCAGGAGTCGGGAAGACCGAGCTGGCCAAGGTCGTCGCCGCCACGCTAGGGCATGAGCTCATCCGTCTCCAGTGTTACGAAGGGCTCGACGAGGCCAAGGCGCTCTACGAATGGGAGTACGCTAAGCAGCTGCTCTATACCCAAATCCTCAAAGACAAGATCAGCGAGGTCGTCGGCGGCGCCCAGAGCTTGAAGCAGGCGGTGGATAACATCGGCAAAGAGGAGGACGTCTTCTTTTCCGACCGCTTCATTCTGCCGCGGCCGCTGCTGCGCTCGATTTCGGCCCCCCATCCCACCGTGCTGTTGATCGACGAGATCGACAAGGCCGACGCCGAATTCGAGGCCTTTCTGCTCGAGGTGCTGAGCGATTTCCAGGTCAGCGTTCCCGAATTGGGCACGCTGCGCGCCCGGCACATCCCGTTCGTGGTGTTGACCAGCAACAACGCTCGCGAGATGTCCGATGCACTCAAACGGCGTTGCCTGCACCTGTACATCGATTTTCCGCCGCTCGAGCAGGAGCTGGAGATCGTGCGCCTCAAGGTGCCCGGCATTGATGAGAGTTTGGCGCAGCAGGTGGTCGCCGCCGTGCAACGCATCAGACAGATCGACCTGAAGAAGGTCCCGAGCATCAGCGAGACCCTCGACTGGGCCAAGGCCCTGACGCTGCTGAACGTGACGCACCTAGACGCAGCGCTGGTGAACGATACGCTGAGCGCCATTCTCAAGTACGAGGGCGATATCCGCAAGGCGCAGGATGAATTAAAGGATTACCTCCAACGCCAGAAGTCCAACGCGCCGACCGCCGCCGACAACAGCGGCAACAAGGATTTCCTCCACTGA
- a CDS encoding chlorite dismutase family protein: MADQAGPALTPDTAGWAVLHLFYRVDRARWHGLPAPARASAVAEFQSWLRAAQAEEGLQLIPLAGIAKADVAFMAVHPDVRRVQRLGQELAATAIGACLLPVYSFLSISEVSEYMSTAGDWAKQLIDEQKLDPASAEFAASLKSFTKRMALYADARVHPQLPDDFPILCFYPMTKTRRDTRNWYTLDFGERKRFMGGHATTGRRFADRVTQLITSSIGLDDWEWGVTLFARDLKSLRDVVYEMRFDLGSAIYGEFGSFYVGIRFTPEELAEVLKL; encoded by the coding sequence ATGGCCGATCAGGCAGGCCCAGCGTTGACCCCCGACACCGCTGGCTGGGCGGTGCTGCATCTCTTCTACCGCGTCGATCGGGCCCGCTGGCATGGGCTGCCGGCGCCGGCGCGGGCTAGCGCCGTGGCCGAATTCCAATCTTGGCTGCGAGCCGCGCAGGCCGAAGAGGGTTTGCAGCTTATCCCCCTTGCGGGCATCGCCAAGGCGGACGTTGCCTTCATGGCGGTCCACCCCGACGTCCGCCGCGTCCAGCGCCTGGGCCAGGAGCTCGCGGCCACGGCGATCGGCGCCTGCTTGCTGCCGGTGTACTCGTTTCTCTCCATCTCGGAGGTCAGCGAGTACATGTCGACGGCGGGCGACTGGGCCAAACAGCTGATCGACGAGCAGAAGCTCGATCCGGCCTCAGCGGAGTTTGCCGCTAGCCTGAAGAGCTTCACCAAACGCATGGCCCTGTATGCCGATGCACGTGTGCATCCGCAGTTGCCCGACGATTTTCCGATCCTGTGCTTCTACCCGATGACCAAGACCCGGCGCGACACGCGCAACTGGTACACGCTCGATTTCGGCGAGCGCAAGCGCTTCATGGGTGGGCATGCTACCACCGGACGCCGCTTTGCCGACCGTGTCACACAACTGATTACCAGCAGTATCGGCCTCGATGACTGGGAGTGGGGAGTGACCCTGTTCGCGCGCGACCTCAAGAGCCTGCGCGACGTCGTCTACGAGATGCGCTTCGACTTGGGCAGCGCTATTTACGGTGAATTCGGCTCGTTCTACGTCGGTATTCGTTTCACGCCCGAGGAGTTGGCTGAGGTGCTCAAGCTGTAG
- a CDS encoding NRDE family protein, with product MCTLALYLQRFADYPLVVAANRDEFYERASAPPQLIAADPWVMAGQDLVAGGTWLGLNEAGLVVGLLNRRHPAGVDPSRRSRGLLALAMLECRSLEAALESLRGEHGDRYNGFNLLLATPAAAYVAHNAEAAIAITPLEPGVHLLTNLQLNDPTCPRIAKSARLFEAVTAGEGPQSLVHALQPILSDHSTPLDPRAELPPNNLCVHTPRYGTCSATVVLFARRDRRYHYFHAAGAPCRSRFEPVPLPN from the coding sequence GTGTGCACACTGGCGTTGTACCTGCAGCGCTTTGCCGACTATCCCTTGGTGGTGGCGGCCAACCGCGACGAATTCTACGAGCGCGCCTCCGCGCCGCCGCAACTGATTGCCGCCGACCCTTGGGTTATGGCGGGACAGGATCTGGTGGCCGGTGGTACCTGGCTGGGGCTGAACGAGGCCGGCCTGGTGGTGGGCCTGCTCAATCGCCGCCATCCCGCGGGCGTCGATCCCAGCCGCCGCTCGCGCGGCTTGTTGGCGCTGGCAATGCTCGAGTGCCGCTCGCTGGAGGCCGCTCTGGAAAGCCTCCGCGGCGAGCACGGCGACCGCTACAACGGCTTCAACCTCTTGCTGGCCACGCCGGCAGCGGCCTACGTGGCGCACAACGCCGAGGCCGCGATCGCGATCACCCCCCTCGAACCGGGCGTACACCTGTTGACCAATCTGCAACTGAACGATCCGACCTGTCCGCGGATCGCAAAGTCGGCCCGACTGTTTGAGGCGGTCACGGCCGGCGAAGGGCCGCAGAGCCTGGTGCATGCGCTCCAGCCCATTCTGTCGGACCACTCGACCCCGCTCGACCCCCGCGCCGAGCTGCCGCCGAATAACCTCTGCGTCCACACGCCCCGCTACGGCACCTGCTCAGCGACGGTCGTGCTGTTTGCGCGCCGCGACCGCCGTTACCACTATTTCCACGCCGCGGGGGCACCGTGCCGGAGCCGGTTCGAGCCGGTGCCCCTACCGAATTAG
- a CDS encoding ABC transporter permease, which translates to MIALRRLATGLVILLGVSVLTFTLAFVVPSDPARTVAGPKADKETLDLIRREMGLDQPLPVQLGRYLGRLLRGDFGRSYVTRQDVRAAILERLPATISLAVSSLVLAIVLGLAAGVFTALRAGATIDLTVMGVSLVILSFPVFWLGLLLLDVVAYRLRWLPLGGYGGLRSVILPACALGLGHAAYYGRVLHAGMREVLSQDYIRTARAKGLGPLATYAHHALRNALIPLTTLVGLDFAGLMGGVVLTETVFNWPGLGRLAVDAVFNQDIPLIMGTVQFGAVLVVAVNLALDLVYRLIDPRIRYHAP; encoded by the coding sequence ATGATAGCGCTGCGGCGGCTGGCGACGGGTCTGGTCATTTTGCTCGGTGTGAGCGTGCTCACATTCACGCTCGCGTTCGTGGTCCCCAGCGATCCGGCGCGCACCGTCGCCGGGCCAAAGGCGGACAAAGAGACCCTCGACTTGATCCGACGTGAGATGGGGCTGGACCAGCCGCTGCCAGTACAACTCGGACGTTACCTCGGCCGCTTGCTGCGCGGGGATTTCGGCCGATCCTATGTTACCCGGCAGGACGTGCGCGCGGCGATCCTAGAACGGCTACCCGCAACCATATCGCTGGCGGTTAGCAGTCTGGTGCTGGCAATCGTGCTCGGACTCGCTGCGGGGGTGTTCACCGCACTGAGGGCGGGAGCCACGATTGACCTGACAGTCATGGGGGTGTCGCTGGTGATCTTGTCTTTTCCGGTCTTTTGGCTCGGCCTGCTGTTGTTGGATGTCGTAGCCTACCGCCTGCGCTGGTTGCCGCTAGGTGGCTACGGCGGCCTGAGGTCGGTGATTCTGCCCGCGTGTGCTCTTGGGCTTGGTCATGCGGCCTATTACGGGCGGGTGCTACATGCCGGCATGCGCGAGGTGCTGAGCCAGGATTACATCCGCACCGCGCGGGCAAAGGGCCTCGGGCCGCTGGCCACTTACGCCCACCACGCGCTGCGCAACGCGCTGATTCCGCTCACCACACTGGTCGGGCTCGACTTCGCTGGCTTGATGGGTGGCGTAGTGCTGACCGAAACCGTCTTCAACTGGCCCGGACTCGGCCGGCTCGCCGTCGATGCGGTGTTCAATCAGGACATCCCGCTGATCATGGGTACGGTCCAGTTCGGCGCGGTGCTGGTCGTCGCCGTCAACCTGGCGCTCGATCTTGTCTATCGCCTGATTGATCCGCGGATTCGCTACCACGCCCCATGA